From a single Capsicum annuum cultivar UCD-10X-F1 chromosome 12, UCD10Xv1.1, whole genome shotgun sequence genomic region:
- the LOC107850689 gene encoding protein EIN4 isoform X1, producing MLAMSRWLFLGLLISLVIVSVAANDNEFFNCCDEDGFWSVHTILDCQKVSDFFIAVAYFSIPLELLYFISRSDLPFKWVLVQFIAFIVLCGMTHLLNAWTYNPHPSFQLILSLTVAKILTALVSCATAITLLTLFPMLLKIKVRELFLAQNVLELGQEVGMMKKQTEASMHVRMLTQEIRKYLDKHTILYTTLVELSKTLKLQNCAVWMPNESRSQMNLTHELSPSSAAESHRSLPINDPDVLEITKNKGVRILRENSVLAASSSGGSGEPCSVAAIRMPLLRASDFKGGTPELVDTRYAILVLVLSSADDRVWSFGEMDIVEVVADQVAVALSHATVLEESQTMREKLEMRNRVLQQAKENAMKASQARTSFQKVMNNGMRRPMHSILGLLSIFQDEKSSADQKIIVDTMVKTSTVLSTLINDAMEISAKDDGRFPVEIRPFQLHLLVREASCLVKCLCVYKGFGFSTDVPSSLPNQVMGDEKRTFQVLLHMIGHLLNVSIGKGSVIFRVVLETGAEGGNDKVWGTRRPSTTDEYVTVKFEIEVSLEGSQSDSSISTIHFGGRRHNSKEVTEGLSFSMCKKLVQMMQGNIWMSSNAQGHAQGMTLILRFQKQSSFRKRMFEYRNPLEQPISSTMFRGLHVLVADDDDVNRLVTRKLLEKLGCQVTAVSTGFQCLSALGPSLTTFQVVILDLQMPEMDGFEVALRVRKFRSRSWPLIIALTASSEEQVCERCLQVGMNGLIRKPVLLQGLADELQRLLQRGGGDGLL from the exons ATGTTGGCAATGTCAAGGTGGTTGTTTCTGGGACTGTTGATTTCTTTGGTCATTGTATCCGTTGCAGCTAATGATAATGAATTCTTCAATTGCTGCGATGAAGATGGTTTTTGGAGTGTACATACCATTTTAGATTGCCAGAAAGTGAGTGACTTCTTTATTGCTGTTGCTTACTTTTCTATCCCTCTTGAGTTGCTTTACTTCATTAGTCGCTCGGATCTTCCTTTCAAATGGGTTCTGGTCCAGTTCATTGCCTTTATAGTGCTTTGTGGAATGACACATTTGCTCAATGCATGGACATACAATCCTCATCCTTCTTTCCAATTGATATTGTCCCTAACAGTTGCCAAAATCCTTACTGCCCTTGTATCTTGTGCGACGGCAATCACCCTTTTGACTCTGTTCCCTATGCTACTAAAGATAAAGGTTAGAGAACTGTTCTTGGCGCAGAATGTTTTGGAGCTAGGTCAAGAGGTTGGGATGATGAAGAAGCAAACAGAGGCTAGCATGCACGTCCGGATGTTGACACAAGAAATTAGAAAGTACCTTGATAAGCACACAATATTATACACTACTCTGGTTGAACTTTCGAAAACCTTGAAGTTACAAAACTGTGCTGTTTGGATGCCAAATGAAAGTAGGTCACAGATGAACTTAACACATGAATTAAGCCCCAGTTCTGCTGCAGAAAGTCATCGTTCGCTCCCAATTAATGATCCAGATGTATTGGAGATAACAAAGAACAAGGGGGTAAGGATTCTGAGGGAAAATTCAGTTCTTGCAGCTTCGAGCAGTGGAGGATCTGGTGAACCATGTTCTGTTGCTGCAATTCGGATGCCATTGCTTCGTGCTTCGGACTTCAAAGGTGGGACTCCAGAGTTGGTTGACACTCGTTATgccattttagttttggttcttTCAAGTGCTGatgatagagtctggagctttgGTGAGATGGATATAGTGGAAGTAGTTGCTGATCAGGTGGCTGTGGCTTTATCCCATGCCACTGTTCTTGAAGAGTCTCAGACGATGAGGGAGAAACTAGAAATGAGAAATCGTGTGCTTCAACAGGCTAAAGAGAATGCTATGAAGGCAAGCCAAGCAAGAACTTCATTTCAGAAGGTGATGAACAATGGAATGAGGCGGCCTATGCACTCAATTTTGGGTTTGCTCTCCATATTTCAGGATGAGAAATCTAGTGCAGACCAGAAGATTATTGTTGACACGATGGTGAAAACAAGTACGGTTCTCTCAACACTGATAAATGATGCGATGGAGATATCTGCGAAAGATGATGGAAGGTTTCCGGTAGAAATAAGGCCCTTTCAGTTGCATTTATTAGTAAGGGAGGCTTCTTGTCTTGTTAAATGCTTGTGCGTCTATAAGGGATTTGGGTTTTCTACAGATGTTCCCTCTTCTTTGCCTAATCAGGTGATGGGCGACGAAAAGAGAACATTTCAGGTTTTGTTACATATGATAGGACATTTATTAAATGTCAGCATTGGAAAGGGCTCTGTTATATTCAGAGTGGTTCTAGAGACTGGAGCTGAGGGTGGGAATGACAAAGTTTGGGGAACAAGACGACCAAGCACCACAGATGAATATGTGACTGTCAAATTTGAAATTGAGGTTAGTCTTGAAGGATCTCAGTCAGATAGCTCAATCTCCACTATTCACTTTGGTGGAAGAAGACACAACAGCAAGGAAGTAACGGAGGGGTTGAGTTTCAGCATGTGCAAAAAGCTTGTCCAG ATGATGCAGGGAAATATATGGATGTCCTCAAACGCCCAGGGCCATGCGCAAGGGATGACACTCATTCTCAGATTTCAAAAGCAGTCATCTTTTAGGAAACGCATGTTTGAATACAGAAATCCTTTGGAGCAACCAATTTCCAGCACAATGTTCAGAGGCCTTCATGTACTCGttgctgatgatgatgatgtaaataGACTGGTAACCAGAAAGCTGCTCGAAAAACTAGGTTGCCAAGTAACTGCTGTTTCAACCGGTTTCCAATGCCTGAGTGCTTTAGGTCCTTCACTAACAACCTTTCAAGTTGTCATCTTGGATCTTCAAATGCCAGAAATGGATGGATTTGAAGTGGCGTTGAGGGTGCGTAAGTTCCGCAGCCGTAGTTGGCCATTGATCATAGCACTGACTGCTAGTTCAGAGGAACAAGTATGTGAGAGATGCCTACAGGTGGGAATGAATGGTCTAATAAGGAAACCTGTTCTCCTACAAGGCTTAGCCGATGAACTTCAACGACTCCTTCAAAGGGGTGGTGGTGATGGCTTGTTGTGA
- the LOC107850689 gene encoding protein EIN4 isoform X2 produces MLAMSRWLFLGLLISLVIVSVAANDNEFFNCCDEDGFWSVHTILDCQKVSDFFIAVAYFSIPLELLYFISRSDLPFKWVLVQFIAFIVLCGMTHLLNAWTYNPHPSFQLILSLTVAKILTALVSCATAITLLTLFPMLLKIKVRELFLAQNVLELGQEVGMMKKQTEASMHVRMLTQEIRKYLDKHTILYTTLVELSKTLKLQNCAVWMPNESRSQMNLTHELSPSSAAESHRSLPINDPDVLEITKNKGVRILRENSVLAASSSGGSGEPCSVAAIRMPLLRASDFKGGTPELVDTRYAILVLVLSSADDRVWSFGEMDIVEVVADQVAVALSHATVLEESQTMREKLEMRNRVLQQAKENAMKASQARTSFQKVMNNGMRRPMHSILGLLSIFQDEKSSADQKIIVDTMVKTSTVLSTLINDAMEISAKDDGRFPVEIRPFQLHLLVREASCLVKCLCVYKGFGFSTDVPSSLPNQVMGDEKRTFQVLLHMIGHLLNVSIGKGSVIFRVVLETGAEGGNDKVWGTRRPSTTDEYVTVKFEIEVSLEGSQSDSSISTIHFGGRRHNSKEVTEGLSFSMCKKLVQGNIWMSSNAQGHAQGMTLILRFQKQSSFRKRMFEYRNPLEQPISSTMFRGLHVLVADDDDVNRLVTRKLLEKLGCQVTAVSTGFQCLSALGPSLTTFQVVILDLQMPEMDGFEVALRVRKFRSRSWPLIIALTASSEEQVCERCLQVGMNGLIRKPVLLQGLADELQRLLQRGGGDGLL; encoded by the exons ATGTTGGCAATGTCAAGGTGGTTGTTTCTGGGACTGTTGATTTCTTTGGTCATTGTATCCGTTGCAGCTAATGATAATGAATTCTTCAATTGCTGCGATGAAGATGGTTTTTGGAGTGTACATACCATTTTAGATTGCCAGAAAGTGAGTGACTTCTTTATTGCTGTTGCTTACTTTTCTATCCCTCTTGAGTTGCTTTACTTCATTAGTCGCTCGGATCTTCCTTTCAAATGGGTTCTGGTCCAGTTCATTGCCTTTATAGTGCTTTGTGGAATGACACATTTGCTCAATGCATGGACATACAATCCTCATCCTTCTTTCCAATTGATATTGTCCCTAACAGTTGCCAAAATCCTTACTGCCCTTGTATCTTGTGCGACGGCAATCACCCTTTTGACTCTGTTCCCTATGCTACTAAAGATAAAGGTTAGAGAACTGTTCTTGGCGCAGAATGTTTTGGAGCTAGGTCAAGAGGTTGGGATGATGAAGAAGCAAACAGAGGCTAGCATGCACGTCCGGATGTTGACACAAGAAATTAGAAAGTACCTTGATAAGCACACAATATTATACACTACTCTGGTTGAACTTTCGAAAACCTTGAAGTTACAAAACTGTGCTGTTTGGATGCCAAATGAAAGTAGGTCACAGATGAACTTAACACATGAATTAAGCCCCAGTTCTGCTGCAGAAAGTCATCGTTCGCTCCCAATTAATGATCCAGATGTATTGGAGATAACAAAGAACAAGGGGGTAAGGATTCTGAGGGAAAATTCAGTTCTTGCAGCTTCGAGCAGTGGAGGATCTGGTGAACCATGTTCTGTTGCTGCAATTCGGATGCCATTGCTTCGTGCTTCGGACTTCAAAGGTGGGACTCCAGAGTTGGTTGACACTCGTTATgccattttagttttggttcttTCAAGTGCTGatgatagagtctggagctttgGTGAGATGGATATAGTGGAAGTAGTTGCTGATCAGGTGGCTGTGGCTTTATCCCATGCCACTGTTCTTGAAGAGTCTCAGACGATGAGGGAGAAACTAGAAATGAGAAATCGTGTGCTTCAACAGGCTAAAGAGAATGCTATGAAGGCAAGCCAAGCAAGAACTTCATTTCAGAAGGTGATGAACAATGGAATGAGGCGGCCTATGCACTCAATTTTGGGTTTGCTCTCCATATTTCAGGATGAGAAATCTAGTGCAGACCAGAAGATTATTGTTGACACGATGGTGAAAACAAGTACGGTTCTCTCAACACTGATAAATGATGCGATGGAGATATCTGCGAAAGATGATGGAAGGTTTCCGGTAGAAATAAGGCCCTTTCAGTTGCATTTATTAGTAAGGGAGGCTTCTTGTCTTGTTAAATGCTTGTGCGTCTATAAGGGATTTGGGTTTTCTACAGATGTTCCCTCTTCTTTGCCTAATCAGGTGATGGGCGACGAAAAGAGAACATTTCAGGTTTTGTTACATATGATAGGACATTTATTAAATGTCAGCATTGGAAAGGGCTCTGTTATATTCAGAGTGGTTCTAGAGACTGGAGCTGAGGGTGGGAATGACAAAGTTTGGGGAACAAGACGACCAAGCACCACAGATGAATATGTGACTGTCAAATTTGAAATTGAGGTTAGTCTTGAAGGATCTCAGTCAGATAGCTCAATCTCCACTATTCACTTTGGTGGAAGAAGACACAACAGCAAGGAAGTAACGGAGGGGTTGAGTTTCAGCATGTGCAAAAAGCTTGTCCAG GGAAATATATGGATGTCCTCAAACGCCCAGGGCCATGCGCAAGGGATGACACTCATTCTCAGATTTCAAAAGCAGTCATCTTTTAGGAAACGCATGTTTGAATACAGAAATCCTTTGGAGCAACCAATTTCCAGCACAATGTTCAGAGGCCTTCATGTACTCGttgctgatgatgatgatgtaaataGACTGGTAACCAGAAAGCTGCTCGAAAAACTAGGTTGCCAAGTAACTGCTGTTTCAACCGGTTTCCAATGCCTGAGTGCTTTAGGTCCTTCACTAACAACCTTTCAAGTTGTCATCTTGGATCTTCAAATGCCAGAAATGGATGGATTTGAAGTGGCGTTGAGGGTGCGTAAGTTCCGCAGCCGTAGTTGGCCATTGATCATAGCACTGACTGCTAGTTCAGAGGAACAAGTATGTGAGAGATGCCTACAGGTGGGAATGAATGGTCTAATAAGGAAACCTGTTCTCCTACAAGGCTTAGCCGATGAACTTCAACGACTCCTTCAAAGGGGTGGTGGTGATGGCTTGTTGTGA
- the LOC107851206 gene encoding AT-hook motif nuclear-localized protein 14, with the protein MEPNESSGLSSYFHHHHHHQQPPQNPSTTAVSPTNGIVPTPAAAATANTGGGGSHMVYSGALPSAVSPVMESVKRKRGRPRKYSTPEQAAAAKRMSSASAPPKKRDHGLSSVAGVDGAGSSSKKAQLAALGNAGQAFTPHIINVSTGEDVGQKIMMFMQQSKHELCVLSASGSISNASLRQPATSGGSITYEGRFAILTLSGSYVRTETGGRTGGLSVCLASTDGQIIGGGVGGPLIAGGPIQVIVGSFSVDSKTVGLKHDASPQFGGSPISSVGFRSVVDSSNQSMGGGQFMMPSRGMQPTPLHSTDWRVSTGQGLHQSPENGDYDHLQD; encoded by the exons atgGAGCCGAATGAAAGTAGTGGACTGAGTTCTTACttccaccaccaccatcaccaccaacagCCGCCGCAAAACCCTAGCACCACCGCAGTTTCGCCGACTAATGGAATTGTACCGACTCCGGCGGCGGCGGCTACTGCTAATACTGGTGGCGGCGGTTCCCATATGGTGTATAGTGGTGCGCTTCCGTCTGCCGTGTCACCGGTTATGGAGAGTGTGAAGAGGAAGAGAGGGAGACCTAGAAAGTATAGCACACCGGAGCAAGCGGCGGCTGCTAAGAGGATGTCGTCGGCTTCGGCTCCACCTAAAAAGAGGGATCATGGTTTGAGTAGTGTTGCTGGTGTAGATGGTGCTGGTAGTTCATCGAAGAAAGCTCAATTGGCTGCACTCG GTAATGCTGGTCAAGCTTTTACACCTCATATCATCAATGTGTCTACTGGAGAA GATGTTGGTCAGAAAATCATGATGTTCATGCAACAAAGCAAACATGAACTATGTGTATTGTCAGCATCTGGCTCAATATCCAATGCCTCTTTGCGTCAGCCAGCAACATCTGGTGGAAGTATTACATATGAG GGACGGTTTGCCATTCTCACTCTATCTGGATCTTATGTACGCACTGAAACTGGAGGTAGAACTGGTGGGCTGAGTGTGTGTCTGGCAAGTACTGATGGTCAAATTATTGGAGGTGGAGTTGGTGGTCCCTTGATAGCTGGAGGCCCAATTCAG GTGATCGTTGGCTCATTTTCAGTTGACTCAAAAACTGTGGGACTAAAGCATGATGCTTCCCCACAATTTGGTGGATCACCAATATCAAGTGTAGGCTTTCGTTCTGTGGTTGATTCTTCTAATCAAAGTATGGGTGGAGGCCAGTTTATGATGCCATCTCGTGGTATGCAACCAACACCATTACATTCAACTGATTGGAGGGTTAGCACTGGTCAGGGCTTGCACCAGTCTCCAGAAAATGGGGACTATGACCATCTTCAAGATTAG